From the genome of Meriones unguiculatus strain TT.TT164.6M chromosome 17, Bangor_MerUng_6.1, whole genome shotgun sequence:
gcctgcctctgcctccccgagtgggggtgggatggggggatGAGGACTCGGGTGCGAACCCGGCTGGAGCCGCCAGCGCTCAGggtgggtggctcacagccacaggTACCTCCCGTTCCGGGGGGTCTGACGCCCCCTTCTGGCACtggtgggcactgcacacacgtgATGTGCAAAATACACGGATTCACCTGGAACTAaaaagtaataatttaaaaaattaacccttaaaagcaaacaaatgggCAGTGGTGTcagcagaggcgggcagatctctggattcgagggcagcctggtctacagagtgagttccaggacggccagggctgaACAGAGAGACCCGGTTTTGACAAACAAAAAAGCTCCCTCAGAGGCGGTCTCCCAACAAAGCCGGAAACCAACAGCGGCCTCGGCTCCTACAGTGCGGGGTGGGCGCGACTAGGCCGGAGCTAGCCCGTTTCTTTCAAAGTTCCAACCTAAAGAGTGGACAAGGCCAAAGCGGGCGGCTCCGGGCGTGGTGGGCGCGGCGAGCAGGGGCGTGGCTAAGCCTCGGCCTGACTAGCAGGCGGGGTAACGCAGCGGAGTGGAGGGGCGTGACCGGGGGTGTGACGGACAGGGTGGGCGTGGTCAAGCTGGGGCTGTGCGGGGTGGGCCCAGCTCCCTGCGGGAGCTCTTCCCGGGCTCGCGGCGTGCTGCGGAAGGTGGGCACGGCCGGAGCGCCCTGCCCACCCGCCTTCTCCCCCGGGCCCCCAGGCAGGTGCTGCGCGACCACAACTGCCTGCAGACGCTGCTGCAGCACCTCACGTCGCACAGCCTGACCATCGTGAGCAACGCGTGCGGCACCCTCTGGAACCTGTCGGCCCGCAGCCCGCGCGACCAGGAGCTGCTGTGGGACCTGGGGGCCGTGGGCATGCTGCGCAACCTGGTGCACTCCAAGCACAAGATGATCGCCATGGGCAGCGCCGCGGCCCTGCGGAACCTGCTGGCCCACCGGCCGGCCAAGTACCAGGCGGCGGCCGCGGCCGTGTCCCCCGGCAGCTGCGTGCCCAGCCTGTACGTCCGCAAGCAGCGGGCTCTGGAGGCCGAGCTGGACGCCCGGCACCTGGCGCACGCGCTGGGCCACCTGGAGAAGCAGGGCCTGCCCGAGGCGGAGGCCGCGACGAAGAAGGCCCCGCCGCCGCTGCGCCACCTCGACGGGCTGGTGCAGGACTACGCCTCGGACTCCGGCTGCTTCGACGACGACGACGCCCCGTCCCTGGCCGCCGCGGCTACCACGGCCGAGCCCGGCAGCCCGGCGGTGCTGTCCATGTTCCTGGGCGGCCCCTTCCTCCAGGGCCAGGCGCTGGCGCGCGCCCCCGCCGCCCGCCAGGGCGGCCTAGAGGCCGAGAAGGAGGCTGTGGGCGGGGAGGCGGCCGTGGCCGCCAAGGCCAAGGCCAAGCTGGCGCTGGCTGTGGCTCGGATCGACCGGCTGGTGGAGGACATCTCTGCCCTGCACACCTCCTCGGATGACAGCTTCAGCCTCAGCTCGGGGGACCCCGGGCAGGAGGCGCCGGCACCGAGGGAGGGCCGCGCCCAGTCGTGCTCTCCGTGCCGGGGCACCGAGGGCGGGCGGCGCGAGGCCGGCGGCCGGGCGCACCCTCTGCTGAGGCTCAAGGCGGCCCACACCAGCCTCTCCAACGACAGCCTCAACAGCGGTAGCACGAGCGATGGCTACTGTCCCCGGGAACACATGCGGCCCTGCCCACTGGCTGCGCTGGCCGAGCACCATGACGACCCCATGCGTGGGCAGGCTCGGCCTAGCCGGCTGGACCTGGACCTCCCCGGCCGGAGCGAGCCGCCTGCCCGGGACACGGCAGCCGCCCGCGTGCGCACCATCAAGCTGTCCCCCACCTATCAGCACGTGCCACTGCTGGACGGTGCCGCCGCCACCGGTGTCAGACCCCTTGCGGGCCCGGGAGCCTCCCCGGGGGCCCGGAAGCAGGCGTGGCTGCCTGCGGACAGCCTGAGCAAAGTCCCCGAGAAACTGGTGGCCCCCCCGCTGCCCGTGGCAAGCAGGGTGCTGCAGAAGCTGGTGGCCCAGGACGGGCCGCTGTCCCTTTCGCGGTGtagctctctgtcctctctgtcttcCGCCGGCCATGCTGGCCCCAGCCAGGCCGGGAACCTTGAGGACAGCGACTCGTCCCTGGAGGGGCTTGAGGAGGCTGGTCCCGGCGAGGCCGAGCTGGACGGGGCGTGGCGGGCATCGGGGTCCACCTCTCTGCCCGTGTCCATCCCAGCGCCCTGCCGGGGGCGCAGCCGGGGCCTCGGGGTGGAGGACGCCACGCCATCCAGCTCGTCGGAGAACTGCGTCCAGGAGACGCCCTTGGTCCTGAGCCGCTGTAGCTCCGTGAGCTCCCTGGGCAGCTTCGAGAGCCGCTCCATCGCCAGCTCCATCCCCAGCGACCCGTGCAGCGGGCTGGGCAGTGGCACAGTGAGTCCCAGCGAGCTGCCCGACAGCCCGGGGCAGACGATGCCACCGAGCCGCAGCAAGACGCCGCCGGCGCCTCCTGGCCAGCCCGAGACCAGCCAGTTCAGCCTGCAGTGGGAGAGCTACGTGAAACGCTTCCTGGACATCGCTGACTGTCGGGAGAGGTGCCAGCCGCCGTCGGAGCTGGACGCGGGCAGCGTGCGCTTCACGGTGGAGAAGCCGGACGAGAACTTCTCCTGCGCGTCCAGCCTCAGCGCGCTGGCCCTGCACGAGCTGTACGTCCAGAAGGACGTGGAGCTGCGCCTGAGGCCGCCGGCCTGCCCAGAGCGCGCGGCAGGCGGCAGCGGGCACCGCCGCAGGGACGAGGCCGGGGGCCGCCTGGACGGCCCGGCGCCCACTGGCCCTCGGGCTCGGTCGGCCGCCGAGAAAGAGCTGGAGGCGCTGCGTGAGTGTCTGGGGGCTGCCGTGCCCGCCAGGCTCCACAAGGTGGCCTCGGCCCTGGTGCCCGGCCGCCGCGCGCTGCCGGTCCCCGTGTACATGTTGGTGCCCGCCCCGGCTCCGGAGGAGGACGGCGGCACGGACTCCGCCGAGGGCACGCCCGTCAACTTCTCCAGCGCTGCCTCGCTCAGCGACGAGACCCTCCAGGGCCCCTCCAGGGACAAGCCAGGCGGGCCCGCAGACAGGCAGAAACCCACCGGCCGAGCCGCCCCCTCCAGGCAGGCCCGCGGGCACCGAGCTAAGGCAGCGGGCGCTGGCAAGAGCGCAGAGCCCGCCCGAGGGGCCGGCAGGAACCGGGCAGGTTTGGAGCTGCCCCTCAGCCGGCCGCAGAGCGCCCCGTCCAACAGGGATGGCGCGTGCCAGCCCCGGAGCCGCGGGGACGGGGCCCTGCAGTCCCTGTGCCTCACGACGCCCACGGAGGAAGCTGTGTACTGCTTCTACGACTCCGAGGAGGAGCCGCCGGCCGCCGCGCCGCCACCTCGGAGGGCGTCCGCCATCCCCCGGGCTCTGAAGCGTGAGAAAGCCGCGGGCAGGAAGGAGGCCCCAGCCAGGGCAGCGCAGCCCGCCGTCGCACCCGCGAGGGCGCAGCCCAGGCTGATCGTGGACGAGACGCCCCCCTGCTATTCCCTGACCTCCTCGGCTAGTTCCCTCAGCGAGCCCGAGGCCTCAGAGCAGCCGGCCGGCCACCCTCGGGCAGGCCGGGCGCAGGCAGCCGCCAGGGCCCCGGGCCTGGGCAGCAAACAGAACAGCTCTCCCAGCCCGAGGGCCGAGGAGAAACTGCTGCAGCGCTGTATCAGCTCGGCCCTGCCCAGGCGCCGCACCCAGGTCCCCGGCTCGAGGCGGCGCAAGCCCAGAGCTGCCCGGTCCGACGTGAGGCCCGCCGAGGTACCCCGAAAATGCCGTGAGGAGGTGCCTGGCTCCGACCCGGCCTCTGACTTAGACAGTGTGGAGTGGCAGGCCATCCAGGAGGGCGCAAACTCCATTGTCACGTGGCTGCACCAGGCAGCCGCCAAGACCAGTCTGGAGGCCTCCTCCGAGTCCGATTCCCTCCTGTCCCTGGTGTCCGGGCTGTCGGCAGGCTCCACCCTGCCGTCCTCCAAGCCCAGGAGAGGGCGGAAGCCTGCCACCGAGGCCGGGAGTGCCTGGCGTCCAGAGAAACGTGGCCCAGCCTCCACCAAGGTCGGCGGGAGCGCCCGGCTTCCCGGCGGCCCTGAGAAGGCCAGGGGTACCCAGAAAACGGCGGCCGGGGAGCCGGCCATGCTTCGGGGGCGGACGGTCATCTACGCGGCCAGCCCGGCCTCCCGGGCTCAGGCCAGAGGACTTTCTGGACCTTGTACGGCACCCAAGAAGACGGGGGCCTCGGGTGCCGCTCCGCCGGAAACTGCCACCAAGGCCCCCAGCCCCGCACAGCAGCGTTCGCGGAGCCTCCACCGACCCGGCAAGATCTCTGAACTGGCGGCCTTGAGCCACCCTCCGCGCAGCGCCACGCCTCCAGCCCGCCTGGCCAAGGCGCCATCCTCCAGCTCCTCACAGAGCTCGCCCGCGTCCCAGCCCCTGCCCAGGCGCTCCCCGCTGGCCACCCCAACGGCAGGGCCCCTGCCTGGCCCCGGAGGGTCCCCAGCGCCCAAGTCACCGGCCCGGGCCCTTCTGGCTAAGCAACACAAGACCCAGAAGTCACCAGTGCGGATCCCGTTCATGCAAAGGCCAGCCAGGCGAGGGCCACCGGCGCTGGCCATGCCGTCCCCAGAGCCGGGCCCCAGGGGCCGGGCCGGGGCCGAGGGCGCTTCCGGGGCGCGCGGCGGCCGCCTGGGCCTAGTGCGCGTGGCCTCCGCCCGCTCCAGCGGCAGCGAGTCCTCGGACCGCTCCGGCTTCCGGAGGCAGCTGACCTTCATCAAGGAATCCCCCGGCCTCCTCCGGCGCCGCAGGTCGGAGCTGGCCTCCCCGGCCTCCGCGGCCTCCCCGGCCTCCCCGGCCCCGGCCGCCTCGCCCCGCCGCGGCCGGCCCGCGCTCCCCGCCGTCTTCCTCTGCTCCTCTCGCTGTGAGGAGCTGCGGGCGTCTCCGCGGCGGCCCCCCGGCCCGCAGAGGTCCCCGCAGGCCAAGCCGGGGCTCGCCGCCCCGCGGGCGCCCCGGCGCACCAGCTCCGAGAGCCCCTCGCGCCTGCCCGTGCGCGCGGCCCCGGCGCGGCCCGAGACGGTCAAGCGCTACGCGTCGCTGCCGCACATCAGCGTGGGGCGCGGGCCGGACGGCACCGCCCCCGCCCCCGGCGGCCGGCCGGGCGCCCCTCGCCGGGGCAGCGACGGCGAGGCCAGGCCGCTGCCCAGGGTGGCCGCGCCGGGCACCACCTGGCGCCGCATCAGGGACGAGGACGTCCCGCACATCCTGCGCAGCACGCTGCCCGCCACGGCCCTGCCGCTCAGGAGCCCGTCGCCCCAGGACGGCCCCGCGGGCGCCCCGCCGCGCAAGACCAGCGACGCGGTGGTGCAGACGGAGGACGTGGCCGCCCCTAAGACCAACTCCAGCACGTCGCCCAGCCTGGAGAGCAGGGACCCCCCGCAGGCCCCGGCCGGCGGCCCCGCTGCTCCGCCGGGCAGCGACGTGGACGGTCCAGCCGTCGCCAAGCCACCCGCCTCCGCGCCCTTCAGCCACGAGGGCCTGAGCGTCGTCGCGGGGGGCTTCCCCACCAGCAGGCACGGCTCCCCCAGCAGGGCGGCCCGGGTCCCCCCTTTCAACTACGTGCCCAGCCCCATGGCGGTGGCCACGCCGGCCAGTGACTCGGCAGTGGAGAAAGCGCCTGTCACCTCTCCAGCCAGCCTCCAGGAGTAGGGGGCGTAGGCCGGCCTTCGGGAACATTCTCTCCTCGTCCTGTGACCCGTCACCCTGCGGGCCTGCTCGCCTGATGCTCCGAGGAGGCCCACCTCAGGCCCTCAGAGGCCCTGTTCCGCTCGCATCTCCGCACCTTAGAGCCAGCCCCTGCTTCCGCGCCTGGGGCTTGAgggaactggctatgtagactGGCAGCTGCGGGGCACGCACGGCGCCGTTTCCTGAGCTCGGCCTGGGAAGGGGGTGAACAGCCACGCTCCGAGGGTCACTAGCTGTGGGGCCCACGCAGGACCTGTCCCGGGCTGCTCCGGGTGGGAGGCTGGCCGCCGCCTCTAGGGAGATGACCGAGCTTGCCTGCCCAAGGTGGGGACAGGCTGGGAGCGGGGGAGAGCGGTGCGCCTCCTCTTGGCCGCGAGACCGCCTCCGCCCTGTAGGGTGGAAGCCTGTGGTTAGTGCCGGGGTAATCGGCTAACGACTCTGCCAGGCATGTTCGCTTTCTCAGAGGCGGCTGAGGAGCGCCGCGTGAGGGTTTGCAGCCATGCTGCTCACAGGGCACTCCTGGCCGCCGAGAGATCGCCGAGGGTGACCCTAGGGTGACGGACCCTAAGTCCCTTCACCGTCTGATGGGAGGGACTCTAACTCTGATGACTAGCCGGCTGCCGGCTGGCTGGGTCCTGGGCACGGAGGGAGTCAGGGAGAGCAGGCCCAGGCAGCTACCATCTGTGGGAAGGGGCAGGCCCATCTGTGGGAGCCTGGTCCTTCCCCGCTGTGTGTGATGCTAGATGTCAGGACCTGGGCAGATCCTCAGATCAGCCACAGCCTGGAATCAAAGTGGGGGTTGGAGACAAGGTGGGAAGGCTGGGGCTGGTGTGGAGAGCAGGAGTCAAGGTGGAGAGCGGGATACAGACCCAAGGTAGCCAGGCCTCCACCCCGGGACCCCGGGTAAAGCACTCCTTCCTACAAAGAGAGCCAGCAACCTCTCTCCTGTAGGACACCGGGCTGTGCTTTGCAAGGGGACCTGTAGCCGGGGCCACCTGAGGGAGTTCTCCCAGGGGACACAGTCCCTTCAGCGGGCCTCGAGGCCCTGCTCCGAGAggtgtttttctcttctgggacagggtttctctacgtagccctggctgtcctagactcgctttgtagcccaggctggccttgaactcacagcgatccacctgcctccgcctcctgagtgctgggatgtgccaccacaccgGGCTGAGAAGTGGTTTTGAAAACTAGGTGGAAGGCCCTGGAAGGACCCGTGGGCACCCGCTGCCCTCTCCTGCCAGCGCTTTTTATGGTGGGGAGCGGACAGACTCAGGCTTGCCACCGTGCATGGGTAGGCTGGCTGGGGACGCCGTGAGGGCGGACCATCCAGTGCTGTGCCCACCTATCTCGGACTATCCTCCCAGCGCTTTGAAATCCCACACAGCCCAAGGGAtgcctgttgctctccttgtcgcCTCCACTTCGGGGACCGCGTCACAGCAGGGACTCCGGCACTAACCGTTCACTCCCCGGACCTCGCCTGCCAGACAGGGCATGCTGGCCTGTGGGTGACTggcagggaggggacaggaaggcCTTCCTCACAACCAATCAAGGCGGCTCTGGGACGCCAACCCATTCCCACCATGCACCCAGGATGACCCCGCGCTAGGGCCATGGCGGTGGACACACTTCCAGCTGGGGTTGGGGGGCTGATCTGCATCTCTCTAGACCGAGCACCACGCACTGTGAGACCCTGGGGGGTACGTATGCTGCTCCATGCCTTGGTTTCCCCATGTGGGCCGTGGGGAGGACTCAGAGTGGAGCAGAGATGTCTGGGGCCACGGCACCAGCATGCAAGAGCcatccctcttctggccacctccTGTCCCATCAGCCTTGGGTCCAGCAGCCACATTTGCCTTCTCCAACCCACACAGTGGGGATGCAGACACAGAGCAACTACCAGCCCAGGGGAAGAGCTGGCATGGGGCAGCAGCCTCTGGAGCGCCCTTGGAGACTGAACAGGCAGGGGCTGCTGTCCTCCAGGCTGCCAGCGTCCATTGCAGACTAGCCACTGGGTGCCTGAACAGGGCAACACGCCCACCAGTTACCTCACCGTCTGTCCTGTCTGTCCCACGGCAGGGTCATGCCCTCGCTCACACCCGGTCAGCCTGTCCTCCGCTGCTGTCACCTCTCTGTCCTGTTCTACAGTGTCACACTTCTGTATATATTGATCCCAGCCCCGTGTAGACCCCTGGGAGGACACCAGCCTGGCTTCTGGTTCTCGTTCACATCTTTAATAAAGCGAGTCCCTCTGGGGTGCCCAAGGCTTTCATCTTCAACATGGgttctgcgggggggggggggggtccagaACTTTCTACGGCAGCTATGGTCCAAGCACACAAGGCATTTGTGTGGGCCTGAGCTCCCAGCTGGCTGGACACGGCGTCAGGTCTCCACATGCTGGAGCAGAACTTGATTCAGGGTCAGCCAAGCCACACCTGGCCATCTGCTCTCGGACACTGGCCAACGGTGGTAGAGGCAGGGACGGGACCCGGGAACCCAGGCTACACTAGTCAGGCCAAACAGGTCGGTGGCCACCAGGAATGGGGAATGGCAGGAATAACCTGGCCACACATGAAGGCCATTTTTAACACAGTCCCAGGCCGTTTGGGACTGAGACCTCGCGTAGGGTGGCCGACGCCTGAGGTGCGAGGGGGCCGGCATAGACGTGGGCCCCAGCGATCCAGTGTCCAGCTTAGGGGAGGTCCATGCTCAGGTATCAAACACCTTTGATCTTCCAGGAATAAAGCCCACCCACCCTAGCGTGGCACCTCACACAGGGGTCCAGTGAGTGCCCAGCTCTGCTTGCACCACAGGGAGCTGCAGGCATCCCTGAGCTGTCACCTGTCTTTGGGCTGCTCCCGTACCCCTCGACCCCCCAGAATGAAAACCCCCTTGCTGAGTCACCCAGCCCCAGGGAGAACAGGAAAGCCAGCAGGGCCTTGGAGGACCTAGCCAGGCTCGGGGAGGGGTTGCCAGTCCATTCTCTCAAGCAAGATGACTTCGCACGTACTGGTTGCTGGGCTTTGTGGATGGTGGGGATGGAGACTTTGGCTGCCCGGGGTGACATGGGGCAGCAGAACACACAGGTGACGTCCTGCCCACTATGGGGCAGACTAGCTCTGAGCCCCGACCTGCAGCCACGTCCTAGATGCAATCCGGGCTGGCGTCCCCATTAACAAGGAGGTGGCTATGTCCTCAAGTCCTATTACAAATTAGAGGCCACCAAGGACAGAAGAGGGAACAAACCCCAAGCCTGAAGAGTGGGCCACTGGGTCCCCTCAGTCCAGCGTTGCCACAGCAAGTGTTGACCCAGAGCCTTTGGCTGCCAGGTGCCCAGGCCTGGGCCGAGGGCATCCAGGATAGCTCTAGGTGGCGGCGGAGGTCAGCTGGCCAACATCCTGCTCCAGCCTGTGACCGGCTTGCCGAAGGTCATCAAACTTCTGCCTCAGTGCCTCCCCGGCCTGCCACAGCCTCTCATTCATGGCCACGTAGGCCCGGCTCTGCTGGTAGATCTGCTCCTGCTGGTTCTCGGCCCTCGGGGATGTGTCTGGGGGGTCTGGAAGGGAGAAACAGTGTCAGTACCCgcagccagcagccagccttACTTCACAGGTAGGGAGGAAGGGCTTCCAGACCAGGCATGGGGGCACAAGCCTGACACCCAGCAAtcaaggggctgaggcaggaggaccccaTCCTTGGGGACCCTTGGCCACACAGGGAgatggggccagcctgggctgtgacCTGTCTAAAGCCCTAGAAGATGGTCACAGTCACAGGCCTGGAAAACCCCAGGGTTTGGGGGGCACGGAGAGGACAGGGCCCCTCGGCCACCCCAGATTCTAGGGCAGAACTCTAGGAAATGCCCTGCACATATCGCTGCCCCCCAGATCTCCATGTAGGAGCAACTGGTtgtgggcttttcttttttttttttttctcccgttgaggcaaggtcttgaactcacagcaatcctcctgccccggACCCCTGGGTTAGCTTAAGTCACCAAGCTCGGCAGCACCTCGGCTTTGCTTATGATGACCCCACtctgcagagggagggaggaccagtgacaacaacaacaaaaaagagtcgGTCCTCAGTGCCTGGCTGCAATCGGTCAGCTTCCCATCTGCCTGGGACTCGGAGTTCCAGGTCCTCCTACCTTCTGGGGACAGGGCGGTGAAGACAGGATCGTGGGCGGATGCCCCTCGCACGTCCTCCAGGATCTGCTCCACCGTGGGAGGCGCGGGGCGCGTGGGCAGCACCACGCGTTTCTTGGCCTTGGAACTCATCTCGTAGGCCGGCGCGCGCTAACCGGAGGACCTCTCTCGGCTCGGCCCTCCCATCCCGCGAACTCCCTACGCACCCGTTACGGACGGACCTGTGCCGAGGTCCCTACCCGTCTCCTCTTCCCTCGACCTCCGCTCCAGGAACCGAGGCGGCCGCCACCACTTCCGCTTCCTGCTCGCGAGCCTCTACGTGCTTGCACTTCCGGTCTGCTGGAGCGCGGCTTCTTTGGAAACCCCTCCCCCGTCTTCCAGCGTCCCCCGGTGAGAGGAGGCGCGTGGGTCCGCGCTTCCCTGGCTGTGCAGCGTGGCCGAGCGCCCCGTGGGCGCTCAGTAAATGTGGTGTGGACCCTTTCCACGGGGTAACGCCTTCCGGGAGCCTTGCTTTCTTGTGGTGGAACATGTCTTCAATCTCAGTggtcgggaggcaaaggcaggcagtcTAAAAGGTGATCCCAGGACAGCCGGGGCGACAGGGAGGCCTTGTCTCCACAAGGACCGGGAGGGGCGGAGGAGCTAGCTTCCGGGGCTTGGCCGTGGGGCATTTGGGCACTTGGGTGGTCTCTGGGCTTAGAGCAGCTCTTCCTTTATGGCTCCTTAGCCCCCCAGGGACCCGTGTCTCGTTTGAGACCCTGAAAGACACCGCAGACTTGACACCttctatttaacttttatttgccaACGATGAGGTCAGACACGGGGCTGTGGATGGTTCTGGGACAGGGAAGGGACAGATGGTCGGTGGCTGTGGCCCGAGCGCTGTCCACCCTTGTCCTGCTCTTTGCAAAGCGAAGGAAGGAGACAGCTCTTCCACTGGGAGCAGACAAGGCTGAGCCGGGGACCCTCACGTCACCCGTGCAGTGGCCCCCCTGGGGCAGGTCCTATTCCATCCTGGGAGCGGGGTCTTAGGGTTCCCCTTCTGTCCCTAGACTCAGGCATCTCTGGCTCCCCAGCCCTCAGGGTGCTGTGCACTCGTGGTCGTGAGCATTGGGGTGTCTAGCCTGGGGTAGGTGGGCCTTCCTCAAGCAGAGAGGGGTCTCCCGAAAGCCCTGGCCAGCAGGGCCAGTACTTTGGCCCGGGACTGGTAGCCGGAGTGGCCACTGGAGGTGGCAGGCCTTGGAGGAGGCCTGGAGCTCGCCCAGCGTGAGGGACAGGGAACAGGCAGTGTAGTCGCTGGCCAGGCCGCCCCAGGAGGCTCTCAGGAGGGTCACCGCTGCCCTGTTCCCTTGGTCACTGGCTGCTGTGTGTAGGTGTGGACCAGGATGAAGGGGGGACGGTGACTCTCTGCAGAGGGGCGGGATGGAAACGGGGGGGGGCGGGGTGAGGCTGCAGCTCGTGGGCGAGCAGTGCCCACCCGCCCATCCCGGGCCGCTGCGCCTCCTCCCCCCACAAGTGACCATGCGCTGCGGCCACTCACCCTGGCACAGCCCCTCTGTGTCCCTCTGCACACACGTGCGGCTGGTCACCTGGGAGCCGTAGGGCCGCGCCGTCATGTCCTCGGCCGTCCCGTACAGCAGCAGCGTATAGTAGTACAGAGTTCCTGGGCAGGGGTCGCGGTGGGCACCAAGGTGGCCTGCCAGGCTCTGTAGCCAGCCTCAGCGGCCCCCAACCAGGGCCCCAGATCAACCCGGCCTGGCTGCTACACACCCACTTGTGCCAGCGGCTGGAGTACTGTGTGCTGGTGCCCACACCTCCTCACGTCCCCCCGGGGAGGTAACACCTCGTTGTCTACCACTGCTGGGACCACTCCCATGCCGCTCCCGGGTTGCTGCTCGCCTACTGTGTGCCACTGGCCAgactccccctccttccctcagggAACTGCACCTACTGTGTACCGCTGGCCAgactccccctcctcccctcagggaactGCACCTACTGTGTGCCGCTGGCCAgactcccctccttccctcagggAACTGCACCTACTGTGTGCCGCCACCGCCGCCGTTTTTCAGACACACCCACCCCCAAGCCGCTCCCTTCAGGTAACCATATACCTAATCTGCACCAATGGCCAGATCCCCACTCCCCCCATGTTGCtacacctactatgtgccagtaGACAGACCTCCCTCACACTCTGCCTGTAACTGCATACCTACTATGCACTGGCGGCTGGGACCCGCCCATCCTCCAG
Proteins encoded in this window:
- the Apc2 gene encoding adenomatous polyposis coli protein 2 isoform X4 gives rise to the protein MSARRRSAGPLPSLRPRAGRLLSGRGSMGLLGLLSLLHSAFFGDQALQELKMTSSMASYEQLVRQVEALKAENTHLRQELRDNSTHLSKLETETSGMKEVLKHLQGKLEQEARVLVSSGQTEVLEQLKALQTDISSLYNLKFQPPALGPEPVARTPEGSPVHGSGPSKDSFGELSRATIRLLEELDQERCFLLSEIEKEEKEKLWYYSQLQGLSKRLDELPHVDTFSMQMDLIRQQLEFEAQHIRSLMEERFGTSDEMVQRAQIRASRLEQIDKELLEAQDRVQQREPQALLAVKPVTVEEDQEAEVPTHPEDGAPQPGNSKVEVVFWLLSMLATRDQEDTARTLLAMSSSPESCVAMRRSGCLPLLLQILHGTEAGVGVRTGTPGAPGAKDARMRANAALHNIVFSQPDQGLARKEMRVLHVLEQIRAYCETCWDWLQARDSGADGGTGGTPVPIEPQICQATCAVMKLSFDEEYRRAMNELGGLQAVAELLQVDYEMHKMTRDPLNLALRRYAGMTLTNLTFGDVANKATLCARRGCMEAIVAQLGSESEELHQVVSSILRNLSWRADLNSKKVLREVGSMTALMECVLRANKESTLKSVLSALWNLSAHSTENKAAICQVDGALGFLVSTLTYRCQGNSLAVIESGGGILRNVSSLIATREDYRQVLRDHNCLQTLLQHLTSHSLTIVSNACGTLWNLSARSPRDQELLWDLGAVGMLRNLVHSKHKMIAMGSAAALRNLLAHRPAKYQAAAAAVSPGSCVPSLYVRKQRALEAELDARHLAHALGHLEKQGLPEAEAATKKAPPPLRHLDGLVQDYASDSGCFDDDDAPSLAAAATTAEPGSPAVLSMFLGGPFLQGQALARAPAARQGGLEAEKEAVGGEAAVAAKAKAKLALAVARIDRLVEDISALHTSSDDSFSLSSGDPGQEAPAPREGRAQSCSPCRGTEGGRREAGGRAHPLLRLKAAHTSLSNDSLNSGSTSDGYCPREHMRPCPLAALAEHHDDPMRGQARPSRLDLDLPGRSEPPARDTAAARVRTIKLSPTYQHVPLLDGAAATGVRPLAGPGASPGARKQAWLPADSLSKVPEKLVAPPLPVASRVLQKLVAQDGPLSLSRCSSLSSLSSAGHAGPSQAGNLEDSDSSLEGLEEAGPGEAELDGAWRASGSTSLPVSIPAPCRGRSRGLGVEDATPSSSSENCVQETPLVLSRCSSVSSLGSFESRSIASSIPSDPCSGLGSGTVSPSELPDSPGQTMPPSRSKTPPAPPGQPETSQFSLQWESYVKRFLDIADCRERCQPPSELDAGSVRFTVEKPDENFSCASSLSALALHELYVQKDVELRLRPPACPERAAGGSGHRRRDEAGGRLDGPAPTGPRARSAAEKELEALRECLGAAVPARLHKVASALVPGRRALPVPVYMLVPAPAPEEDGGTDSAEGTPVNFSSAASLSDETLQGPSRDKPGGPADRQKPTGRAAPSRQARGHRAKAAGAGKSAEPARGAGRNRAGLELPLSRPQSAPSNRDGACQPRSRGDGALQSLCLTTPTEEAVYCFYDSEEEPPAAAPPPRRASAIPRALKREKAAGRKEAPARAAQPAVAPARAQPRLIVDETPPCYSLTSSASSLSEPEASEQPAGHPRAGRAQAAARAPGLGSKQNSSPSPRAEEKLLQRCISSALPRRRTQVPGSRRRKPRAARSDVRPAEVPRKCREEVPGSDPASDLDSVEWQAIQEGANSIVTWLHQAAAKTSLEASSESDSLLSLVSGLSAGSTLPSSKPRRGRKPATEAGSAWRPEKRGPASTKVGGSARLPGGPEKARGTQKTAAGEPAMLRGRTVIYAASPASRAQARGLSGPCTAPKKTGASGAAPPETATKAPSPAQQRSRSLHRPGKISELAALSHPPRSATPPARLAKAPSSSSSQSSPASQPLPRRSPLATPTAGPLPGPGGSPAPKSPARALLAKQHKTQKSPVRIPFMQRPARRGPPALAMPSPEPGPRGRAGAEGASGARGGRLGLVRVASARSSGSESSDRSGFRRQLTFIKESPGLLRRRRSELASPASAASPASPAPAASPRRGRPALPAVFLCSSRCEELRASPRRPPGPQRSPQAKPGLAAPRAPRRTSSESPSRLPVRAAPARPETVKRYASLPHISVGRGPDGTAPAPGGRPGAPRRGSDGEARPLPRVAAPGTTWRRIRDEDVPHILRSTLPATALPLRSPSPQDGPAGAPPRKTSDAVVQTEDVAAPKTNSSTSPSLESRDPPQAPAGGPAAPPGSDVDGPAVAKPPASAPFSHEGLSVVAGGFPTSRHGSPSRAARVPPFNYVPSPMAVATPASDSAVEKAPVTSPASLQE